AGCCCATTCTGCGCGGTGCGCCCGCCTTCGACCCGGAGAAGCAGACGGCGAAGGCGCAGTCCGGGCAGTTCGGCTACAACAACGACTTCCTCGCGCTGCTGCCGCTGCCGGGCGAGCGCGGCCGGCAGATCCTCGTCGCGAATCACGAGTACACCGACGAGGTGCTCATGTTCCGCGGGTACGACCCCGAGAACCCGACCCGTGAGCAGGTGGAGATCGCCTGGGCCGCGCACGGGCTGTCGGCCGTCGTCGTGGAGGGGGAGCGGCGGACCGGCAAGCTCGTCGCCGTGCCGCGGCACCCGCTGAACCGGCGTGTCACCGCCACCACCGAGTTCCGGCTGACCGGGCCGGCGGCCGGGTCGGACCTGCTGAGGACGTCCGCCGACCCGTCGGGCACCAAGGTGCTCGGCACGCTCAACAACTGCTCCGGCGGCACCACCCCGTGGGGCACGACGCTGCACGGCGAGGAGAACTTCAACCAGTACTTCGCCAACGCGAGCAGGGCCACCGACAAGCGGTACGGGCTCGGCAGCGGTGCCACCGAGCGGAAGTGGGAGCGTTTCGACAAGCGGTTCGACGTGGCGCAAGAGCCCAACGAGCCGCACCGGTTCGGTTACGTCGTCGAGCTGGACCCGTACGACCCGGACTCCACGCCCCGCAAGCACACCGCGCTCGGCCGGTTCAAGCACGAGGGCGCGACCGTGCGGCTGACCGAGGACGGGCGGCCCGTCGTGTACTCGGGCGACGACGAGCGGTTCGACTACTTCTACAAGTTCGTCGGCAGCAAGCGGATGCGGAAGGGGTCGGGCCGGGCGGTGCGCGAGCACAACCTGTCGCTGCTCGACGAGGGGACGCTGTACGTCGCCCGGCTCACCGGTGACTCGCCGTCGATCGAGATCGACGGCACCGGCAGGCTGCCGGCCGACGGGGAGTTCGACGGCAGCGGCGAGTGGATCCCGCTGGCGACGGCCACCGCCGACGGCGCCGTCTCGCACGTCGAGGGCATGACCGCGGAGGAGGTGTTCGTCTTCACGCGCCTCGCCGGCGACAAGGTCGGCGCGACGAAGATGGACCGGCCCGAGGACATCGAGCCCAACCCGCACACCGGCAAGGTGTACGTGGCCCTCACCAACAACAGCAACCGGGGCAGGACCGGGTACGCCGGCGCCGACGAGGCGAACCCGCGCAACCTCAACAAGCACGGGCAGGTCCTGGAGCTGACCGAGCGCTGGAACCGCGCCGACAGCCGGACGTTCGCCTGGTCGCTGTTCCTGGTCGCCGGTGACCCGAACGACCCCGCCACCTACTTCGCCGGGTTCCCGAAGGACCAGGTCAGCCCGATCTCCTGCCCGGACAACGTGGCGTTCGACCCGCACGGCAACCTGTGGATCTCCACGGACGGCAACCAGCTCGGCTCGCACGACGGGCTCTTCGGCGTGGCCACCCGCGGGGAGCGGCGCGGTGAGCTGAAGCAGTTCGCGACGATGCCGAACGGTGCGGAGACCTGCGGCCCGGTGATCCAGGACCGGCGCGTGCTGGTGGCCGTCCAGCACCCGGGCGAGGTCGACGGGGCGAGCGTGGACAAGCCCGCGTCCACGTGGCCCGACGGTCCCGGGCGGATCGTCCGGCCGGCCGTGGTCGCCGTGTGGCGTGAGGACGGCTGCGACATCGGGGTCTGACCGGCCCGTCCCGGAAGTGCCGGGGGTCACCGCGCCCGCCGCGCCCGCCGCACCGGCGGGCACGGCGCGTTCAGTGCGGTGACGCGATCGCCCGGGCCGCCGCCACCTCCTGGCGCAGCGGCTCCAGCACGCTGCCCGGCGGCCCGGTGAGGTCGGTGCGCACGGCGATGAGGGTGTCCGCCTCGCGGACACCCTCCGCCAGTTCCCGCAGTTGCAGGACGACCTGGGAGACCTCCGCCGTGGACGGCGGGGCCGCGCCCTGCTTCACCCGGACCCGGGCCGCGGTCGTCGCGTCGACGATGCGTTCCACGGCGACGACCAGCGGCCACCAGGCCGCCGCGCGGCGGCCGGTCGGCGGGGGCTCGGTCAGGGCGCGCTGGAACTCGGTGCGGATGACCGACAGGTCCCGGTAGAGGCGGCGGCGCATCCGGGCGCGAGCCGCGGTGTCCGTGCCCTGCGCGCCGCCCCCGAAGGCGCACTCCACGTAGCGGGCGGTGTCGGCGACCGCGTCCGCGAGGCGGTCGCCGACCCGGGTGTGCCAGCTCTCCGGCCACAGCAGATAGCCGGCGACGAGCGCGATGGCGCAGCCGGCGAGGGAGTCGACCAGGCGGGGCAGCAGCAGGGCGGTGCCCTCGCGGTTGAGGACGTCGGAGAGCAGCAGGATCACGGGGGTGATGGCGGCCGTCTGGTGGCCGTAGCCCCGTGGGGTGAGGGCGGGGATCAGCGGGGCGAGGAGGAACAGGACCGCGACGTCCCACCAGCCGCGCGGTACCTGGGACAGGACGGCCGCCGCGACGACCAGGCCCGCGACGGTGCCGAGGGCACGCAGCAGGGCGCGGGAGAACACCGAGCCGAAGTCGGGCTTGAGGACGAAGGTGATGGTGAGGGCGACCCAGTAGGAGCGCGGGACGGGGACGATGGAGACCAGGACCTGGGCGAGGCCGATGCACAGGGCGAGGCGCAGGCCGTAGCGCCAGGAGGCGGCCGACAGCAGGACGTTGCGGGTGGCGAGGGCCGCGCGGGTGCGCAGGGCGCCGGGGTGGCCGAGGCGGTCGAGGATGCCGGTGGGGTCGACGTCCGGCTCGCTGACGACGTCGGCGGCGTGCCGCAGTGCCTGGTCCACGGCGCGGCCGGTCTCGGTCAGCGGCAGGGGCAGGCGCAGCCCTATCGGGCCGGAGTAGCCGGTGTCGACGGCATCCGCGAGGTGCCGGACGGCCTGCGGGATCTCGGGCGGCAGCGCGCGGCCGGCGAGGTGGGCGGCGGGGGCGGCCTCGATGACCGGGATGACCGCGTTGAGCTGGGCGAGCAGTCGGGTGAGGTCCCGGCTGCGGCTGTGGTAGCGGGAGCGGCGGGCGAGGACGACGTCGTACGACTGGTTGAGCGCCTGGGTGGCGGCGTGCCGGGCCGTGTCGTAGGTCTCGGTGTCCGCGCCGCACGCGTCGAGCAGACCGGCGACGGCCCGGTAGGCCCCGGCGACGGCCGTGCGTTCGGGTACGCCGGAGCGCAGCGGCCAGGACAGCAGGGCCAGGACGAGGACGAGCAGTCCGCCGCCGGTCATCAGCAGCGGGGCGAGCCACCAGTCGCCGGGCATGGGCAGGCCGGCGCCGACGACGGCGTTCAGCAGCAGGAGCAGGCCGGAGACGGAGGAGACCGCGCCGATGGTGGAGATCATCCCGGAGACGAGGGCGATGCCGGTGAGGACGGCGACCGCGATCCAGCCGTGGCCGAAGGCGAGGGAGCCGAGGGTGACGCCGACCGCGCCGAGCAGTTGCGGGACGGCGATGTTGAGGATGCGCAGCCGGTAGGCGTCGGCGGTGTCGCCGATGACGCCGGAGAGGGCGCCCATGGCGGCGAGCGCGCCGTACTCGGGGCGGCCGGCGGCGAGTCCGACGGCGAGCGGGAGGGACAGGGCGACGGCGGCCCGGGCGACGGCGGCCCGGTTGACGGGCGCCTGCTGGGATCGAAGGTTCCGGACCAGCCAGTCGGGAGGGGTGAGGCCGATGGGGAACTCTCGCGACATGCGCCCATTATGGGCGCCTTGCCCGAAGCGCCGGGGCGGGGCCGGGACCGACGCGCGCGCCCCCGGCGAACGGCCGCCCGGCGCCCGGGCCGCGGACCCCGGCGCGACGCGCGCACGGCCCGGCCCGGCGCGCGCACGGCCCGGCGCCGGCGCGCGCGGACCCGTGCCGGACCCGGCGGCGCGGGGACGATCCGAGCGGCGTTCCCCGCCCGTCACCCCCTAGCCGGGGACGCGGGCCAGGAAGGCGGCCAGCGCCGCGTCGAACTCCCGTGGGCGTTCCAGGTTGGGCATGTGGGCGGCGCCCGCGACGACGTGCAGGGTGGAGTCGGGGAGGAGGGCGTGCAGGGTCTCGGCGACCGCGACGGGGGTGTACTCGTCGTCCTCGCCGACCACCACCAGCGCCGGGACGGTGACGCGGGCCAGCAGGGGGCGGTAGTCGGGGCGTTCGGCGCGTCCGCGCAGGGCCGCGGCGGCACCCTCGGGCGGGGCGGCGGTCATCATGCGGTGGACGTGGGCCTGGACGTCCGGGTCGGCGTGGGCGGCGACCATCTTGTGCAGGACCTCGTCGGCGTAGCCGCGCATGCCCTCGCGCAGCAGCCGGTCGGCCATGGCGTTGCGGGCGCGCCGGCCCTCGGGGGTCTCGGGTTCGGCGAAGGTGTCGGCGAGGACGAGTCCGCGGACGCGGTCGCCGAAGCGGGCGTAGCACTCCATGGCGATCTGACCGCCCATGGACAGCCCGGCGAGGACCACGGACTCCAGTCCCAGCGCGTCGAGCAGGGCCTCCAGGTCGGCGGCGAAGGCGGCGAGCGGGGTGGTGCCGGGCACCACCGGGGAGGCGCCGTAGCCGCGCAGGTCGGGGGCGACGACCCGGCGGTGCGGGGCGAACGCCTCGATCTGCGGGGCCCACATGGTGCGGTCGAAGGGGTGGCCGTGGACGAGCAGCAGCGGGACGCCGGTTCCGGTGCCCTTGTCCTCGTACGCGAGGGAGACGGTCATGGAGCCGACCGTACGGCGCCCCAACTCGTCCGTGCAATAAAATCTTTGCGCTCGGTGCAATGCCAACGAGGGGGCCGCTGTGGACGATTACCTCCGTCTCGCCGACCGGATCGCGGCCGACATCGCCTCCGGCCGCCTCAGGCCCGGCCAGCGGCTGCTCCCGCAGCGGACGTTCGCACGGCGGCGCGGCATCGCCGCCTCCACGGCCGGACGGGTCTACGGCGAACTGGTGCGGCGCGGACTGGTCGTCGGCGAGGTCGGCCGGGGCACCTTCGTGCGGGCCGCCCCGCCCGCGCCCGGCGACGGCCGCGCCCTCACCGAACCGCCGCACCCCGGCACGGCCGCGCCCGCGCTCGTCAACCTGGAGCTGAACTACCCCACGGCCGCCGGCCAGTCCGCCCTGCTCACCCCCGCCCTCACCGCCCTCCTCGGCGACCCCGCCGCCCTCACCGCCACCCTCGGCCCGGCCGCCGCGACCGGCACCCCCGAGGCCCGCGCCGCCGCCGCCCGGCTGCTCGCCGCCCCCGGCTGGCGCCCCGCCCCCGCCCAGGTGCTCTTCACCGGCAACGCCCGCCAGTCCATCGCCGCCGCGCTGGCCTCCCTGGTCCGCCCCGGCGGCCGCGTCGGTGTCGAGCCACTGACGTATCCACTGGTGAAGGAGATCGCGGCGCGCCTCGGCGTCACTCTGGTCCCGCTGGCCGCCGACGACGACGGGCCGCTCCCGGAGTCCGTGGCCGCCGCCCACCGCACGGCCCCGCTCTCCGCCCTCTACCTCCAGCCGACCCTGCACAACCCGACGTCCCTCACCACCCCCGGGCCGCGCCGGGAGGCCCTCGCCCGGACCGTCACGGCCCTCGGCGTGCCGGTCGTCGAGGACCGCATCTGGTCCTTCCTGCGCCCCGGACCACCGCTGGCCGCCCTCGCCCCCGGCCTCACCCACGTCGTCGACGGCCTGTCCAAGCGGGTCGCGCCGGGGCTCACCGTGGGCCTCCTGGCCGTACCCGGGGAGCGGGTGCCCGCCGTGGCCGCCGCGATCCGCTCCGGCGGGTGGAGCGCGGGCGGGTTCGCGCTGGCGGCGGCCGTGCGGTGGATCGAGGACGGCACGGTGGACCGGCTGGTGGCCGCCAAGCGCGCCGAGGCGGCGCGCCGTCAGCGGCTGCTCGCCACCCGGCTGCGGGGTTTCGCCGTACGGTCCGACCCGTACGCCTGCTACGCCTGGTGGGAGCTGCCCGCTCCGTGGCGCGCCGACACCTTCACCGCGACCGCCGCCGCCCACGGCATCGCCGTCACCCCGGGCCCGTCCTTCGCCGTCGACCCCGCCCGCACCCCGGACGCGGTCCGCCTCGGCCTCGCCTCGGCGCCGGAACCGGAGCTGGAACGGGCCCTGCGCACCCTGGCGGAACTGGCCCACCGGGGACCCTGACCGGCCCCCTCCGTTAGGCCCGGGTCCCGGTCGCCTCCGGCGCTCCGCCGGGACCGGCCGGCGCGCGGGCGGGGCCGGGGCGCGCGCCGCGGCCGTGACGGCCGGTCAGCCAGGTGGCGACGGCCGCGGTGAGACCGAGCGCCAGCAGCAGCCAGGACGTGGTGCGCAGGGTGGCGGTCAGCGCGTCGTAGACGGCCGCGGCGGCCGGGCGGTGCAGGCCGGCGGGGAGGCCGCTGAGGGTCAGGTGCCGCCCCACGGCGATCGCCAGGGCGAGCAGCGCCCCGCCGAGCGCGGTGCCCAGCGCGGTCGCGGTGACCGCGCGGCGGCGGCAGGCGGCGACCGCGATGCCGGTGGCGGCGAGGGCGACGGCGGCCGACGGGAGCCAGAATCCGGTCACTTCGAGCACGGCGTATCCCTTGCGCAGGCGGTCCGCCTCCGGGGCGGGCAGTACGGCGACCCGGGTGTGCGGCACCGGGACGCGGTGCGCGAACGGGACGTTGCCGGCGGCGAGCCGGCGTTTGACCTCGGCGGCGACGGGGGCGACGTCGACGGTGACGGGCCGCCCCGCGGTGCCCTGCCGCGCGGCGTGCAGCAGGGCGGTGTGGGTGACCCGGTTCGCGGTGTCCCAGCCGGCGCGGAAGGCGTCGGTACGGGTGAAGGAGCGGGCCGCGTCCCGCACGAACGGGCCCGCCGCCCTCCGCAGCCGCGGCTCCAGCCGGCCGGTCAGCTCCGTGCCGACGGTGTCCGCGAAGGCGTCCCGCACGGCGGGGTCGCCGGCCAGCGGGGCCATGGCGCGCACGTACCGTCCGGTGTCCGTGAGGCCGTACGCCGCCCAGGCCGCCAGCGCGCCGCACGGCAGCAGCAGGCAGGCCAGCGCGATCAGCGCGGCCGACAGGCCGTCACGGACGCGGGGCGGCGTACGGGGGGACAGGCGGGGGGACACGCTTCCAGGCAACGGCGCGGCCGGGTACGGCGCGAGGCGGGGGCCGCCGTACGGGTGGGACCCCCGTGGACCCGCCTCGCGCCCACCGCCCGGAGCTGCGGGTTCCGTGCTCCGGTGGAGCGTTCACCCGAACGGGTGTTTCCTGGAGTGGGGAACGGCGCCGCGCCGGCGCTTCCGGACCTCGTCGGGCGACCGGGGACCGCTGCCCGTCGTCCGGTGAGTGGAGGGATGAGGGAGACGCGCGGGCCCCGGCCCGTACGGCCGCGGCCCGCGCGCCCTCGTGCGGCCGGGGCCTTTCGTTCGGATCATCCCGGCGTCGCGGGGGCCCGGCACGCACAGCCGCCGCGTGGTCGTCACTCGCCGAAGCCCCGTGCAGCCGCACGTACCGGAGCCCGCCCGGCTCGGCCGGAAGGCGCCGCACCGCACAGCCGGCCTGATCCGAACGACGGGCGCTAGCCGGCCGTACGGCCGCCGGTGGCGCCGTCGTCGAGGGCGCGGCCGCCGGTGGCCCGGCCGTCGGCACCGGGTTCGCCGAGCACACGGTCACCGAAGCCGGGATCGCCGGGCATCCGGTCGCCCCGGGGGCGGTCGGCGGAGACGCGGTCGTCGGGCGCACGGCCCTCGGCGTCCTCCCGTGTGTAGTAGTGGTAGAAGAGCATCACGAACACGCCCGCCGCGACCGGCAGCGACCTGCCGACGGCGCCGAGCACGGTGCCGCTGGGCGCCTGGACGTACAGGAAGCCGACCGCGCTGCCCACGAACGCCGCCCACATCAGGGCGTGCAGCTCCCGCCGGGACCGCCGGCCCAGCTCGCGCAGAGCCAGGTACAGCGCGACGAACACCAGCGCCGTGACGAACCCGAACAGCAGGTTCCAGCCGGTGACGGGCCCGCCGTTGCGGCGGATGGCCGCCCCCCAGTAGCCGTACACCAGACCGGCCGTGACCGGCCACGCCCAGCTCGCGACGCGATGGGCGCGCGCCGAGAAGACGTCGGGTGTGCGGGTGTCCCGGGTGCCGACGCGGGTCCTGCGGTGGAC
Above is a genomic segment from Streptomyces glaucescens containing:
- a CDS encoding PhoX family protein, with the protein product MRRITLPVIRTSSDSHPGGRSALTCRFRCGDACFHEVPNTTANPYVGDVIATALSRRSVMRAAAVVTATAAVGAAGAAASPEASAATRRKPSAGKGARGLRFSPVAPNTNDAVTVPEGYGQNVVIRWGEPILRGAPAFDPEKQTAKAQSGQFGYNNDFLALLPLPGERGRQILVANHEYTDEVLMFRGYDPENPTREQVEIAWAAHGLSAVVVEGERRTGKLVAVPRHPLNRRVTATTEFRLTGPAAGSDLLRTSADPSGTKVLGTLNNCSGGTTPWGTTLHGEENFNQYFANASRATDKRYGLGSGATERKWERFDKRFDVAQEPNEPHRFGYVVELDPYDPDSTPRKHTALGRFKHEGATVRLTEDGRPVVYSGDDERFDYFYKFVGSKRMRKGSGRAVREHNLSLLDEGTLYVARLTGDSPSIEIDGTGRLPADGEFDGSGEWIPLATATADGAVSHVEGMTAEEVFVFTRLAGDKVGATKMDRPEDIEPNPHTGKVYVALTNNSNRGRTGYAGADEANPRNLNKHGQVLELTERWNRADSRTFAWSLFLVAGDPNDPATYFAGFPKDQVSPISCPDNVAFDPHGNLWISTDGNQLGSHDGLFGVATRGERRGELKQFATMPNGAETCGPVIQDRRVLVAVQHPGEVDGASVDKPASTWPDGPGRIVRPAVVAVWREDGCDIGV
- a CDS encoding FUSC family protein, with the translated sequence MSREFPIGLTPPDWLVRNLRSQQAPVNRAAVARAAVALSLPLAVGLAAGRPEYGALAAMGALSGVIGDTADAYRLRILNIAVPQLLGAVGVTLGSLAFGHGWIAVAVLTGIALVSGMISTIGAVSSVSGLLLLLNAVVGAGLPMPGDWWLAPLLMTGGGLLVLVLALLSWPLRSGVPERTAVAGAYRAVAGLLDACGADTETYDTARHAATQALNQSYDVVLARRSRYHSRSRDLTRLLAQLNAVIPVIEAAPAAHLAGRALPPEIPQAVRHLADAVDTGYSGPIGLRLPLPLTETGRAVDQALRHAADVVSEPDVDPTGILDRLGHPGALRTRAALATRNVLLSAASWRYGLRLALCIGLAQVLVSIVPVPRSYWVALTITFVLKPDFGSVFSRALLRALGTVAGLVVAAAVLSQVPRGWWDVAVLFLLAPLIPALTPRGYGHQTAAITPVILLLSDVLNREGTALLLPRLVDSLAGCAIALVAGYLLWPESWHTRVGDRLADAVADTARYVECAFGGGAQGTDTAARARMRRRLYRDLSVIRTEFQRALTEPPPTGRRAAAWWPLVVAVERIVDATTAARVRVKQGAAPPSTAEVSQVVLQLRELAEGVREADTLIAVRTDLTGPPGSVLEPLRQEVAAARAIASPH
- a CDS encoding alpha/beta fold hydrolase — protein: MTVSLAYEDKGTGTGVPLLLVHGHPFDRTMWAPQIEAFAPHRRVVAPDLRGYGASPVVPGTTPLAAFAADLEALLDALGLESVVLAGLSMGGQIAMECYARFGDRVRGLVLADTFAEPETPEGRRARNAMADRLLREGMRGYADEVLHKMVAAHADPDVQAHVHRMMTAAPPEGAAAALRGRAERPDYRPLLARVTVPALVVVGEDDEYTPVAVAETLHALLPDSTLHVVAGAAHMPNLERPREFDAALAAFLARVPG
- a CDS encoding PLP-dependent aminotransferase family protein codes for the protein MDDYLRLADRIAADIASGRLRPGQRLLPQRTFARRRGIAASTAGRVYGELVRRGLVVGEVGRGTFVRAAPPAPGDGRALTEPPHPGTAAPALVNLELNYPTAAGQSALLTPALTALLGDPAALTATLGPAAATGTPEARAAAARLLAAPGWRPAPAQVLFTGNARQSIAAALASLVRPGGRVGVEPLTYPLVKEIAARLGVTLVPLAADDDGPLPESVAAAHRTAPLSALYLQPTLHNPTSLTTPGPRREALARTVTALGVPVVEDRIWSFLRPGPPLAALAPGLTHVVDGLSKRVAPGLTVGLLAVPGERVPAVAAAIRSGGWSAGGFALAAAVRWIEDGTVDRLVAAKRAEAARRQRLLATRLRGFAVRSDPYACYAWWELPAPWRADTFTATAAAHGIAVTPGPSFAVDPARTPDAVRLGLASAPEPELERALRTLAELAHRGP